The Arachis duranensis cultivar V14167 chromosome 9, aradu.V14167.gnm2.J7QH, whole genome shotgun sequence genomic sequence tcattaccatggttgttcatctgttgaccaagagcctcagcagtggcttgcatagcagcagccatgttctccaacacagtcataaagttcaccgggtcgtgagggttattctccggcgcacgagcattcgtacgacctctcacactacctctaccgcgtccacgaggcgccatctggttcctatacataccaaacaatcgatattaagttgagcagtctcaatatcggaagtctagtacttcaaagtcccaaatgcatgctcatgaacgtttatgccaattatatcaagcagatatactaatagcacataacacacacacagagaatgcacaaaagcatagtcagtccatccctcaggctctacaggaacgaactgctctgataccataatgtaacaacctaccatacagagtcttatgcttaagtcataattNNNNNNNNNNNNNNNNNNNNNNNNNNNNNNNNNNNNNNNNNNNNNNNNNNNNNNNNNNNNNNNNNNNNNNNNNNNNNNNNNNNNNNNNNNNNNNNNNNNNNNNNNNNNNNNNNNNNNNNNNNNNNNNNNNNNNNNNNNNNNNNNNNNNNNNNNNNNNNNNNNNNNNNNNNNNNNNNNNNNNNNNNNNNNNNNNNNNNNNNNNNNNNNNNNNNNNNNNNNNNNNNNNNNNNNNNNNNNNNNNNNNNNNNNNNNNNNNNNNNNNNNNNNNNNNNNNNNNNNNNNNNNNNNNNNNNNNNNNNNNNNNNNNNNNNNNNNNNNNNNNNNNNNNNNNNNNNNNNNNNNNNNNNNNNNNNNNNNNNNNNNNNNNNNNNNNNNNNNNNNNNNNNNNNNNNNNNNNNNNNNNNNNNNNNNNNNNNNNNNNNNNNNNNNNNNNNNNNNNNNNNNNNNNNNNNNNNNNNNNNNNNNNNNNNNNNNNNNNNNNNNNNNNNNNNNNNNNNNNNNNNNNNNNNNNNNNNNNNNNNNNNNNNNNNNNNNNNNNNNNNNNNNNNNNNNNNNNNNNNNNNNNNNNNNNNNNNNNNNNNNNNNNNNNNNNNNNNNNNNNNNNNNNNNNNNNNNNNNNNNNNNNNNNNNNNNNNNNNNNNNNNNNNNNNNNNNNNNNNNNNNNNNNNNNNNNNNNNNNNNNNNNNNNNNNNNNNNNNNNNNNNNNNNNNNNNNNNNNNNNNNNNNNNNNNNNNNNNNNNNNNNNNNNNNNNNNNNNNNNNNNNNNNNNNNNNNNNNNNNNNNNNNNNNNNNNNNNNNNNNNNNNNNNNNNNNNNNNNNNNNNNNNNNNNNNNNNNNNNNNNNNNNNNNNNNNNNNNNNNNNNNNNNNNNNNNNNNNNNNNNNNNNNNNNNNNNNNNNNNNNNNNNNNNNNNNNNNNNNNNNNNNNNNNNNNNNNNNNNNNNNNNNNNNNNNNNNNNNNNNNNNNNNNNNNNNNNNNNNNNNNNNNNNNNNNNNNNNNNNNNNNNNNNNNNNNNNNNNNNNNNNNNNNNNNNNNNNNNNNNNNNNNNNNNNNNNNNNNNNNNNNNNNNNNNNNNNNNNNNNNNNNNNNNNNNNNNNNNNNNNNNNNNNNNNNNNNNNNNNNNNNNNNNNNNNNNNNNNNNNNNNNNNNNNNNNNNNNNNNNNNNNNNNNNNNNNNNNNNNNNNNNNNNNNNNNNNNNNNNNNNNNNNNNNNNNNNNNNNNNNNNNNNNNNNNNNNNNNNNNNNNNNNNNNNNNNNNNNNNNNNNNNNNNNNNNNNNNNNNNNNNNNNNNNNNNNNNNNNNNNNNNNNNNNNNNNNNNNNNNNNNNNNNNNNNNNNNNNNNNNNNNNNNNNNNNNNNNNNNNNNNNNNNNNNNNNNNNNNNNNNNNNNNNNNNNNNNNNNNNNNNNNNNNNNNNNNNNNNNNNNNNNNNNNNNNNNNNNNNNNNNNNNNNNNNNNNNNNNNNNNNNNNNNNNNNNNNNNNNNNNNNNNNNNNNNNNNNNNNNNNNNNNNNNNNNNNNNNNNNNNNNNNNNNNNNNNNNNNNNNNNNNNNNNNNNNNNNNNNNNNNNNNNNNNNNNNNNNNNNNNNNNNNNNNNNNNNNNNNNNNNNNNNNNNNNNNNNNNNNNNNNNNNNNNNNNNNNNNNNNNNNNNNNNNNNNNNNNNNNNNNNNNNNNNNNNNNNNNNNNNNNNNNNNNNNNNNNNNNNNNNNNNNNNNNNNNNNNNNNNNNNNNNNNNNNNNNNNNNNNNNNNNNNNNNNNNNNNNNNNNNNNNNNNNNNNNNNNNNNNNNNNNNNNNNNNNNNNNNNNNNNNNNNNNNNNNNNNNNNNNNNNNNNNNNNNNNNNNNNNNNNNNNNNNNNNNNNNNNNNNNNNNNNNNNNNNNNNNNNNNNNNNNNNNNNNNNNNNNNNNNNNNNNNNNNNNNNNNNNNNNNNNNNNNNNNNNNNNNNNNNNNNNNNNNNNNNNNNNNNNNNNNNNNNNNNNNNNNNNNNNNNNNNNNNNNNNNNNNNNNNNNNNNNNNNNNNNNNNNNNNNNNNNNNNNNNNNNNNNNNNNNNNNNNNNNNNNNNNNNNNNNNNNNNNNNNNNNNNNNNNNNNNNNNNNNNNNNNNNNNNNNNNNNNNNNNNNNNNNNNNNNNNNNNNNNNNNNNNNNNNNNNNNNNNNNNNNNNNNNNNNNNNNNNNNNNNNNNNNNNNNNNNNNNNNNNNNNNNNNNNNNNNNNNNNNNNNNNNNNNNNNNNNNNNNNNNNNNNNNNNNNNNNNNNNNNNNNNNNNNNNNNNNNNNNNNNNNNNNNNNNNNNNNNNNNNNNNNNNNNNNNNNNNNNNNNNNNNNNNNNNNNNNNNNNNNNNNNNNNNNNNNNNNNNNNNNNNNNNNNNNNNNNNNNNNNNNNNNNNNNNNNNNNNNNNNNNNNNNNNNNNNNNNNNNNNNNNNNNNNNNNNNNNNNNNNNNNNNNNNNNNNNNNNNNNNNNNNNNNNNNNNNNNNNNNNNNNNNNNNNNNNNNNNNNNNNNNNNNNNNNNNNNNNNNNNNNNNNNNNNNNNNNNNNNNNNNNNNNNNNNNNNNNNNNNNNNNNNNNNNNNNNNNNNNNNNNNNNNNNNNNNNNNNNNNNNNNNNNNNNNNNNNNNNNNNNNNNNNNNNNNNNNNNNNNNNNNNNNNNNNNNNNNNNNNNNNNNNNNNNNNNNNNNNNNNNNNNNNNNNNNNNNNAGAaccttaccacacccaaggtccaaggagacaagattaaccttctccttcaagagggttgggtcctataacatcaaagaacccaaaatctcaacatttcacccatgaaactcgaaaataagggctgagatttcgaacagcaacacgtggcttacctcaagattggttgtatgggttttgtagagctctccgcggtgaacgcgtggccgcaaacggagcggcaatcggagctctagatcaaaagttatggtgatttgaagatcaaccaagggagagaacttgagagagtgttcttcctccctttctctcaaatttcagcttgtgtgtgtaacaaatgaggagagagagtgctgaaaactagggttttggttaagttatgttgggccaagggcccactttgggtccaattggcccggtttggcccgttcggtccaatcttggtccgaattctataaaattggtaccgaaattctcgtctcaatctcctctaccacatttagccataaaaatcacattttaggctttctagaataaattctcatttatgggttaattaacCGTTAATTAACTGGGTTTTACAAAAAGCAACGAACGAAGACTCAATATTAAAGAAAGATAGTATAAAATAACATGGTTTAGTGGTAAGTAATGCCTGAACTTTTAGTACAGTCATTAGGTACTAAAAGTTAGGATGtcacattatggtatcagagcagttcattcTTATTAGAGCCTTgagaatggactgactatgcttcactACATAGTGGATCCTCTCcagtgtaaaaaaaaaactggatggTATCCAGTGTTTAATCTCACCCTTCATTATTTTCTCTCTCctatttatttttggtcccacttataaaattaaaggtgagagatcacactttattctctcaagTGTTAAAAAAATGGAGAGGGTTCATTTCCTCATGCAGTAGGGTTTGTCCTAATAACAAGAGTTTAGTTTCACATGCATGACTATCTATTAATTAATGCTGTTAGTCGACCGTTGCATTTCTCATGGCATTAAGTCTGGCCAACTTAACACTAATGATTTATGTATATGAGAATACTAATAGATTATCATAGatgaaataaaagtaataagTAACGCGAATTACAAGATTTTGGGGATGTTAGAggttattttttagggtttactCCATTTCAGAGTATGATCTTTGTTCGTGCCACATAACTCAGTGCTGCATTTTTCTCCTTTCTCACCTGACCTGAGGTTTCTTGCTTCAGATTTTTCTTTTGGAATATGATTTGACTATATTTCAACCATTCTTTATCCCTCTTATATATTTCTGCTCGATTGTAATCCTAACTATTCATTTGATACATTTGAAACATTCATTCTTGATATTGCTCATATTCCTCTTTATGAACTATGCGTTCTTTGAGTTGGCCActacaagaaaacaagctttttgctacgcttttaaagcatgGCGAAAAGTCAAAAAAAGTGTAGCGATAGCTTTTCGCCACGTTTTTTGAGCTACCGGCACGCTTTTGAAAGGGTCACAACTGCAAGGGTGCCGGTTGCTCTATCGTCACGCTTTTAGTGACCTACCGCCACGCTTTTTTTGTCGCCACGCTTTTATCTATTGCCACACTTTTAAGCGTGGCCATATGTGAGagatatggctacgcttttaaagcgtgccaatagctaggatatggctacgcttttaaagcgtgccaacAACTAGagatatggctacgcttttaaagcatgCCAACAGCTAGAGATATCGCTACATTTTTTAAGCGTAGCTGTTGATGACTGCGGTACaatatggctacgcttttaaagcgtggctatAAGTTTATtcaggttcttttttttttaatcttcgTAATAAAATCTTACAAAATTCATAGATAAGTGTAAAATTTAGACGATGACTAAGTCATTGGTCAAGAAACAACAATCGTCAATCAATTTGTTTGAAGACTTTTCTACAAGTttcaaagatcaaaagatgaataGTTGTGAACATTGCATTAAATGAGTTACAGGAAGAGTATTTGTGCATATTATGGTAGTACCATGCTAAGCTAAAAAGCACAATGCATCAATTTGAAAGAACCACAACAAGAAACTAAGATTTCATCAGGAAATCAATGGTACATTATTTACATTGACATGAAACTGAACAACAATAAGGGGCATTTCCCCCTTTGACCACAATTCCAAGTTCATCACTTGAAGCAGCTAAGGATCTGCTTTACCAGCAACCTGTTCATCACTTGAATCATATTGATCTTCACTTATTTCCTCATCATCACTTGATTTCTCTTCTAGTGCAGCTCCTACATCTTCAACTTTAGCATACTTCTCACAGTACTCTGAACAATTCAAGCACACAGTGTTAAATTAAGAACTTTATTGATTTTAAAGTTAAAGACCATTAAATTATGCATAAATTAGTCCAATGAAGAACTCAAGCCTAGAAAAGAAAATCCAAGTGATAGTGGCTTCAAGTAATAGATAAACATAGACAACAGCAACTGTATAAAAAGAATTCATAACTATGGCTTACCCTACTTTTATGCTTTCTCTTGTACTAATTATATCAATGAGTGAAGCTAGTgtgcatttcatttttcttgcttgaatggaaaattTCTGCAGAAAATATTCAGATAATGTAAATGACACCACATTGACAGATCCATTTAAATGTtagataaaaaccaaaaattagGAAAGAACAAACAGATAGTGAACCCCTTATAGGGTTGTGTGTAAGTGTGTAAGTGTGTAAGTGTGTAGTGTGAGTGAGTTGTTGTAAATTTGTGATatgaaccaaaagaaaaaaggtgAGAAAGGGACAAACATCACAAAAACATGATGTTGAAAAGTTCTAcccaaattaaaaactaaaaaacatgTTGAAAGGAACCATACGTATATAAATCTGTATGATGTTTTTGTAAATTCAGTAAACATACGTCCTATTTGAGGCGGATTAAATTCCTTGTAACACATCCATctgttgatttttattattatttgagggAATGCACTTACCGCAATAAGCTTCCCTGCATTCTCAGGTCTCTTTCCAACCCTTATTGCAGCTGCTGCTGCAGTAGCTCCAAAAGAAAGCCCCACCTGCATTCCAATTGAAGTGAGCATGAAAGTTTTAAAGTATAACATCAATGGATCTTGCTCTTCTTCATTTTGGGCCAGAAAATTACTAGGTGTTGTAAGATTTAAAGAGTTATCTTTGACAAGCACTCCAAAGaagattaaattttatgttcACATAATAGGACTCTTCATGCACATGATACAACTAAATTAACATAGTAACTATGTCAAATTCCATTATCTTGCATGTACAAATGCTAAGTCAATTGAAACAGAAAGAACCAAGTGATCAAATTTGTAGAAAAGATAGATTTAAACCTGGTTGAAATGCTGTTGCAATTTCTCATTAGTCAAATTGATACAGAATTGCTCAAAACTGCATAAGAACAATTAGTAGagtgtaatttttctttttaagtaaAAAGTTAATGATATGAATTCACACATAAGAAATTAAGAACTTGATCAAGTTTCATATCATTATCCACACACACAGAGCATCTAGGTTCCTTAGCTAGTTAAGCACCTGTTCGTCTTGAAACTTTCAAATCTGTATATATCTAAGACTTCGATTAAGTTCTTTGAATTTGGATCTTTCCCAATAGAATTGTTAACCTTGTCCACAATCCTAGAACAAGAGATATTTGTATGAGTTCAATAAAAAAGGTGAGGCATATCATTGGCATTGAAAAAGGGTACTATCATACTATTTATTACTATCATACTATTGAAAAAGGGTACTATCATAGAAAATAACAGCTACATAGTTCACACAGTTGAAAATCCATAATCATGAATTCTGAAAATTTACATAATCATAACACAATTCAACCAAATAATAaacaaccaaaaaataaaacaccAAAAGACAATAGAAGATACCTGCAGAGGCATCTCCAATCGGGACTGGGAGAAGGAGCAGGGGAGTCGGCGAGCAGAGAGCAAAGGGGAACCttatactaataaaaaaacCCTAGCGCTTCCCTTTCATATCAATCAGAGAATCTGAGAAAAACCAGCAATTGTTTCTAGGCCCAGAAAattccaaaaaagaaaaatggaggagagaaagagagCTCACAGTGGCAAAGGGAATCTGAGAAAAACCAGCAATGATGCCAGAGGTCTCAAAATAGCTCTGCGGAAGGGTTTCTTTTGGCCATCAACGGAGGGCTTGCGACGAACGGTGAGCTCCGAAAGAGTCACCACCTGCGAGAGTCACCGCCGAAGGAGCAGCGATGGTGGGAATTACGGAAGAGAGAGTAACGACGGAGGCATTGCGAGTGCTGGGGTTCTTCGGAGGGTTGGGTTCTTCGCGGAGGGCTGGGATGAGGGGATTGGGTTCTTCGAAGCTTTTAGGGTTCTGGGTTCTTTGAAGAGAAAACGAGTTCTTTGAAGAGAAAAGGGgttctttaattttgaataatgaaggagaagaacgCAGCGTTTAAAATCATGAAGGAACGCAGCGTTTTGTTGTTTGGAGGaccttttggccacgcttttgaagcgtacCAAAAAAGTTACAAGAaacggccacgcttttaaaacgtcACCCTAACAAAATTCAgtcgccacgctttaaaagcgtgcctGTTTTCCTctatggctacgctttttaagCGTGACAAAAAAAAGCGTGGCTAAATCTCGAATCAATTGCTACACTcataaaagcgtggccgtagactcttttcgccacgcttttcaAGCGTAGTAAGAAAAAAAGTGGCCAAATCTCTAATCTATCGCCACCctcataaaagcgtggccattgaccacttttggccacgcttttaaagcatggcaagaaaaaagcgtggccataggccttttttcttgtagtgggcTTTGAACTTGGTTTCTTATAATAATGATTCTTAAATCTTTGAAGACGTTAGatgttctttttttattagtttgtaCCAAAACATGTACTCTTACCGTGCCATGTGATAGGCGTACAGTTTAtacatttatttttcatctcttTCGTTCCTTGTTTCAGTTCTTTCTAAAACCAGATTTGATTATCCATCTTTATCATTATTTGTACACTTCTTCATAAATCCTTTACCCTTCGATctgattttgaatttattttgacGCAATGCATAATTCTCAATATCTTCCTTTGTTTTGTATTCCTTTGATTAAGCTTGAGTTTATTTATGCCATGAGCAATTTATGGATGTGACAAACAATACGTTAGTTTCGTGGGATACAGTTGTCAGAAAAAATACATTGCTCTCTTAGTCAAGATGGCCTAAAAGAAATAGATTGCTTGCAGATGGATCCTTTCTGAACTTTTATCCTTGGCATTGTTTATATTATTCTTCAAGCATCTTATACCGTTTGATGTTGAGCTAGATTTGGGACAATAATCAATCTTTAATTCTTCGAAAATATTATCATTGACTTTGGTTATCTATATTTGTGAACCTGGTAATCCAGCTTGAATTTGCTTCAATTTATTCTgctaccttttcttttattgttcccATCCAAGTTCCTTTTTTCAGATTCCTTCTGAGGGTGCAATTTAACTCTCTTTCTAacaaatttcatattttgtgCACTCCTATTTGATTTCGATTCTACTcatctttttgaatttttctaacTATTATCTATAATGttcaatctttttctttttgaattttgaatttctttgttCAAACTtaagtttatttgttaaaattacAAGTTCTCGGATTCTAagtttaatttgaattagaCCTATCATACAATTTCTACACCACACTACACTTTTTCAATCATTTTCACACGATATTATTTTCCTCATGTTTGAAAACTAAACATGTCaaatctttctgtttttctttgacATGTTTGAAAGGGAAGTTAGTATGAATCTTTTCCATCTTATATcgattttcgagggcgaaaatttttaCAAGGTAGGTAGAATATAACAACccgagtttttgaaaattaaataatgagttattcatgatttattactttatttaaagaaacttatttttttaaaagtaataaaaaataaattttatgatactttaaatttaaaatatattagaatttttttaaataatttttattataatgagatattttaaaaaaaataaaagaattattattattattatgtacaATATGTAGTTCGATTCGGTTATGTAGAGTAGAATCGCAAATTAAACTGAATCGCAATAAAACTGattcaaaatccaaaaacaCTTAAAATTAAACGATTTGTTTCAGTTTTTGGTTTAAATCGATacagttttataatttttttggatcaaTTTAAATCTGAACATcccgaataataataaatgtaaaTGTATTGTAATTATGTATATACAAAAattgttatatattatataacttttgttttgtattttaaaaatattcttatactaaaaattaaatcgTTAAATACATTTAATGTCCaacttaatataaataaaaactcaatttaaatattatcttttttttttgttgagtaACCGGGCCTAATTAAATCCAAGAAACAAACTAGAAGAGAAAGAGTACGTACTCCGTACTCAAAGAGaatgagagaaggagagagcGGGGGCAAGCAGTTGAGGGTGAAACACGGTGAGGAAGATGGTCATGCCATCGAAAGAGATAAGGAGGAGAGCGTGGGTAGGTGTGTATCCTGGGTTAAGGAGGGTTCTTCTCGAGAGGGGTTAGAAAAGTCATCCAAGGTCTCTTTTAGAGATACAGGTAAGCAAGGTGATTCTCGTCCACCAAGTGTCAATTTTACCAAGGAGGCAAAGAGCTGTCTAGCTGAACCTTATAAAGAAGCCATTGTGATCAAGGTGCTGGATAAGCATTATGGCTACACGGCTCTCATGCACAAGCTTCGGATAGTATGGCGCATCAAAGGAGGGTTTGATTTGTTGGATGTGGGGTTTGGatattttttggttaaatttgATATTGCTACAGATCGTGAGAAAGTCATTCTTGGTGGCCCGTGGTTGATAGACGGTCACTATGTTGCAGTAAAGCCATGGGATGTGGATTTTAGGCCATGCGAAAAATCCTTTGGATCAACGCTGGTATGGATTCGAGTCTCGGGACTTCCAATTTGGTGCTACCAGGAACAAGCAATGCTGCGAATCGCTTCTGCAATAGGGATTCCGGTGAAAGTAGATTTGGCCACTAAGCTTGCAGAAAGAGGAAAGTATGCCCGAGCTTGTGTTCAAATTAATCTTGAGTTGCCTGTAATTAAACATATTATAGTGGAGGGTGTGACTTATGAAGTGGAGTATGAGAGTTTACAGTTGATTTGTGCTACTTGTGCACGGTATGGGCATGATAAATCATTGTGCATGGAGAAGGAGTCCTTGGAAGGAAACGAAAATTCCTTTGGTGATGGAAAAAATAATGAAGCCCCAACACTAGTGCCACACAACAATCATGAGATTCGAAAAGAGGCTGAATCAGAAGCTCGTGATTTGGGTGAGAATCCTCGTAATTTGGGTGAGAAATTAGGAGTTGTTAGGGAAGGATGTGGTTACGGAATCATTGGCTCCTCACGTGCCTGATGGTCATGTTAATGAGGCATGCATGGATGATGAAGAGGGCTGGCAACAAGTGCTGCGTAAGGGAAAATTCACAATGGGCCAGTCATCAGGTTTGAAGGACCAAGATGGAAAGCAGCACAAGTTTGGTTCGAGAAGGGTTCTAAGGCCCAATTTTCATGGTGATGGAGGCAAATCAATTGGCATTAGGATGGGGAAGCGagaaaaacatgaaattgcACCATCTCCATCGTGCAGAACTCCTGCACGTCGTGGAATTTCTCTACGGAAGCGTCCTCGGCCTTCCTCCTTGCAGAACTCGCCAGTTGATAAAAATGGTGGCACAACAGAGAAAACTTTAGTAGATGGAAGCATGGCAGATGCAGTGTCAGGAGGTCCGAAGGTGGCAATTATTAAGGATCAGAGTGTGCTAGTACCGCAGGACAAACCACCTATTGAGGTTGGTGATTCTGTTTAGAGCTTATGTTCTTATTTATTCTGTCCTTATTATTTATGGATAGTTTAAATATGATTGTTTGGAATATTAGGGGTGCTTCTAATAAGTTAGCCCGGGTGCATTGTAAGGAACTTGTTAGGAAATTTAGACCTGTTTTCTTTATTGTGGTTGAAACTCACTCCCCTTTTCagcatttaaaattattttgggaAAGGCTGGGGTATCACTCTGTTGGTATAGTAGAAGCAGAGGGGCATAAGGGAGGTATTTGGTTTCTATCCTCTATGAAGGGTGTTTGTTGTAAGTTCATTGATGCTTTTGATCAGGGTGTTACTATTGAGGTTCactttgataatttaatttggaGGTGTAGTGGTATTTATGGCAGCCCTCAATTTAAGAAAAGGATTCTCCTTTGGGATTATCTTGTTGCACAATCCATGATTTTTCAAGGACCTTGGATTGTTCTTGGTGATTTTAATAAAGTCAAATTTTCTCATGAATCTAAAGGCTGTCAATTTTCTCATCAAAGAGCAGACATGTTTGCTACTTCATTAGGGAATAGTGGTTTGTTTGATCTGAAGACTATTGGGAGGCAATTTTCTTGGTACAGGAGGGTGAAAAATTATGTTGACGTGGCAAAAAAGCTTGATCGAGTCTGTATAAATAGTAGTTGGTTATCTATCTTTCAAGAGGCTTATGTAGAAGTTTTAAATAGGCTTCAGTCTGATCATTGCCCTATTCTGGTGCGTTGTAAAGGTCGTCCTCAGCCTAAAGGGAATCGACCTTTCCGATTTGTTGCTACTTGGGCTACTCATCCTTAGGGATATTGTGAACCAGTCATGGTGGTCTGGTAATAGAGGGATTCATGGCAAGCTTTCGGAAGTACAGAAGAATTCACTAGAGTTTAACTCGAAGGTATTTGGTAACatttttgttaagaaatgtgAATTAGAGCAGcagattaattatttacaaaagcGTTTGGAAGTGGTGGATAGTATTTATTTGCGTCAGAAAGAGCAACAATTGCTTGATGATTATAATAATACTCTAGTGCAAGAAGAGCTCCTATGGTTCCAAAAGTCCAGAGAGCAGTGGGTAAGGTTCGGAGATAAGAATACAAGATTTTTTCATGTTCAAACTCTTGTGTAAAGGAAGCATAATAAGATTCATGGCCTTTTTCTCAAGGATGGAGTGTGGGAAACTGATCCAGAGGTTCTGAGTCAAGAAGCAGAGTCTTTCTATAAAAGCTTATTCTGTCATTTGGATGATATTGATTTGGGTTGCCTTGGTGATGTGCCTCTTCCTTCTCTAaatgaggaagcttgcaatAATCTTACGGCACCAGTTACTATAGAGGAAGTCAGAACAGCTGTTTTTCACATGAACTCTTTTA encodes the following:
- the LOC127741661 gene encoding beta-glucosidase 4 (The sequence of the model RefSeq protein was modified relative to this genomic sequence to represent the inferred CDS: added 137 bases not found in genome assembly), whose protein sequence is FKEFGDRVKHWIIVNEPWSIGKFTYAIGAYAPGRCSSRQTLIAVVVGLSFGATAAAAAIRVGKRPENAGKLIAKFSIQARKMKCTLASLIDIISTRESIKSTVRSMLKLKM